TCGCTGAGCGCAGTCAATCGCCGAGCGGCACGGTTAAATACCTGCTGCAGCTCGATGATGGCGAAATCATTGAAGCGGTTGGCATTCCCTCGGGCGATCGCCTGACAGTCTGTGTTTCCTCGCAGGTGGGTTGTGCCATGGCCTGCGACTTTTGTGCCACGGGCAAAGGGGGGTTCCGGCGGCACCTCGCGCCCCACGAAATCATCGATCAGGTGTTGACCGTTCAAGAAAACTGGCAGCAACGAGTCAGCAATATCGTTTTCATGGGCATGGGTGAACCCCTGCTCAACCTTGACTCAGTCCTGTCGGCGATTCGCTGCCTCAACCAAGACATCGGCATTGGCCAGCGCGGCATCACAGTCTCGACCGTTGGGATCCCCGGCCATATTCGCCGCCTCGCCGAAACCGGTCGCGTGGGCGATCGCCCTCTACAGTTCACCTTGGCGGTCAGTTTGCATGCGTCCAGCCAAGCAGTGCGCGACCAAATTATCCCCAGCTCACGTCACTACCCCATCACTGACTTGCTGCAGGAATGCCGCGATTACGTTCAGATCACAGGGCGGCGCGTCACCTTCGAATACATTCTGCTGGCAGGGTTGAATGACCATCCTGCTCAAGCTGAGCAACTGGCAAAACTGCTGCGAGGCTTCCAAAGCCACGTCAATCTGATCCCCTACAACCCCATTGATGAGGTTGAATATCAGCGCCCCAGCAAGGCGAGAGTGGATGCCTTTGCCGAAGCGTTGCGCCAGCAGCGAATTGCAGTCACTGTGCGTTGGTCTAAAGGATTGGGCGCCGATGCAGCCTGTGGGCAACTGCGAGCCAATCGACGGCCAACCTCTCTCACGGTCTAAGCTGAGCCAGAGCTTTCCTGACCGTTGTCGCAAACTCAACAAAATCAAAGCGATCGCTAAAATTCAGCGATCGCTTCTCATGACTCTGTTTTGGTTGGTAGTCAAGGCTTGGTTGGACTTAACCCCACTGGGGTGGCCGAGAACCAATGCCCGGTGCATAGGCTTCAATGACGCGGCCCGTCAGACTGCAGGTAACTAACAAATAGTCACAGCAGGGGCATTGGGTTTGCAGCACTTGGCGGCTAGCAAAATGCTCCCGTTCTGCGGGACGGCCGCAATTAGGGCAGCGAATTTGTTGAATCGTTGTCATGGTTATATCGATCCTTAGTCCGCAAGAGAGAACAGGCTGCATTAACAGTTTTTGTAGTCCGATTGCTGAACAGAATCGGCAATTAATGGCATCATATCGGCGAAAACTAGACGGGGATCAAGGGAAAACTGCGAACTTTCTTTAGTTTCTAAGAAAACCTAGCAGGCTGAATGCTTTGGGGGAATTGGAAATTTTCCTAAATGCTTCAAATAACTACATCACATTTTTGAATTGGCTTCCTGTTGGCTAAGTGACATTTATGCTAAGAGCGCTGCATCAATCAAAGCGAGAAACCGCGATCGCAGTAGCGCTGCTGAGCCGCTTCTTACCCTGTCACGATGCCTTGCCTAAAGTTGAGAGAAAATCTAAAAACTTTCTAAAGAGAATTCCGATCGCGCAATCGTAATTCTTTTTCTAAGCTGCAGAACAGTGCGAAGATGAGGCCGCAGTTAGCCTTTCACCACGATGCAGCTTCTAGACTGGGTGGTCATCGGTCTTTACTTGGTCATCAGCTTAGGTATTGGTCTGTACTTTGCCCGCCGAGCCTCGCGGGGCATTGAAGACTTCTTCCTGTCGGGGCGATCGCTGCCGTGGTGGTTGTCCGGCGCCAGTATGGCCGCTACGACCTTCTCGGTTGATACGCCGCTCTACGTTGCTGGACTGGTTGGGACGCGCGGGATTGCTGGTAACTGGGAGTGGTGGTGCTTTGGTCTTGCCCACGTCAGCTTGATCTATATCTTTGCCCGTCTTTGGCGGCGATCGGAGATCATCACCGATGCGGAACTAACAGAGCTGCGCTACGGCGGTCAGACAGCAGCTTGGTTACGGGGGATCAAGGCCTTTTTGTTTGCAGTGCCGATCAACTGTATCGGCATCGGCTACGCCATTCTGGCGATGACCAAAACAATCGAGGCGCTGGGCGTTTGGAACAGTCTGGGCTTCGATGTGGGCGAGAACAGTCGCCTCTGGAGTGTCATTGCAATTTGCCTGATCGTCTTGGTCTACTCGGGGGTCTCTGGTCTTTGGGGGGTCGTGGTTACCGATTTCTTCCAGCTCGTCCTAGCGCTGGTCGGGGCTTTGATTGTGGCGGCCAGTGCCGTCAGCAGCATTGGCGGTATGGGTAACTTGGTCGATCAGCTGCAGGCGATGGGCTTGGGGCGATCGCTCGACTTTCTTCCCTTCCGCTGGAGCGGGGGCAGCTTCGACTGGACTGAAACGGCTGGCCTGACCACAACGACATTTTTGGCCTATCTCGGCCTGCAGTGGTGGACTTTCCGTCGCAGCGATGGTGGGGGGGAGTTTATTCAGCGGTTGGCAGCCTCTCGCACCGAGGGCGACGCCGCCAAAGCGGCTTGGCTGTTCAACATCATCAATTACGTTGTACGGACATGGCCCTGGGTCATTGTTGGCTTAGCAGCCCTCGTGCTCTATCCCAACCTGAGCGATCGAGAGTTGGGCTATCCCAAGCTGATGCTGGACTTTTTGCCGCCGGGGTTGCTGGGGTTGGTGGCTGCCTCGTTACTCGCCGCCTTCATGAGTACGGTGTCGACCTCCATCAACTGGGGCGCCTCTTATCTGACGAATGACTTGTACCGCCGTTTCTGGCGATCGCAGGCTTCGGCAGCGGAACTGGTGACAGTCGGTCGGCTTGCCTCCGTGTTCGTGACTGTTTTGGGGGCTGTCACCGCTTTCTTCAGTGATGATGTCGGCACGGTCTTCCGCTTGGTGATTGCGATCGGGACTGGTCCTGGCGTTGTCCTGATTCTGCGTTGGTATTGGTGGCGGATTAACGCGGCAGCGGAATTGGCGGCGATGCTGGCAGGCTTCGTTGTTGGCCTTTCGACCTCAGTGCTGCCTTGGCTGAAAATCCCTGATTTTGGGTTACGGCTTCTGGTCACAACCCTGATTTCAGCGGCAATCTGGATTACGGTCATGCTGCTGACCCCCCCCGAGCCCGAATCGGTTTTGCAGAGCTTCTACGCGCGAATTCGCCCGGGTGGCCCTGGCTGGCGACGACAACAACAACAGTCGGGGCTGGCTCCAATTCAAGACCTTCGTATTGATGGCCTGCGGATTGTCGCAGCCTCTTTGCTGCTATTCGGCAGTATGTTCAGTGTTGGAGGCTTCTTGCTCTTGCAGCCTCTGACTGGCTGGCTCGCGCTGCTCACCGCTGTTTTGGGTGGGTTCTGGTTGCGGAAATTGAGCCATCACCGTCTTCCAACCCTACCCACCCCAACACTCTTGCCATGATCACCGTTCTCCGCCAGTACGTTTTGCCGCTGTTGATTGTGCTGACCTTCTTTGTGGCGTTGGTTGCGGTCAGTGCCCGCGCCTTTCTGCCCGATGACATGTCAGCACCGGCACCGATCGAGCCTGCTGCTGTGGTGCTGTGGCGGTAGCCTTACCTGCCGGCTATGAGTGGCAGCGTGGTCAGCCCCGCGATCGCGCTCAACTGTTGCGCTATCTCCAAGCGGGCTACAGCGAAGGCACGGCATCACTACCACCTAGCCATCTTGCCCGAACCCTCGATCGCTTTCTGAGCGAAGAGACGTCGATCTGGTGGATCGTGACGGCTGGCGATCGCCAGATTGTCGCGGGTCTTTGGCTAGGACAGTCGCAAGACCAACGCACAGGCGATCGCCAGACCTACATCTTTCTCGTCTATGTGGAGCCGGAACATCGGCGGCGGGGGCTAGCCACTGCACTGCTGGCCCAAGCAGAAGACTGGGCCGAGTTGCAAGGCGATCGCAGCCTCAGTTTGCAGGTCTATGCCGATAATCCCGGCGCGATCGCCCTGTACCAACGTGCGGGGTTCTGTGTAGAAAGCTTGAGTCTCAGCAAGCCACTGATCCGCAACGCTGCCAGCGAGTCCTGACTGTCCGTGGAGGTCCTTCGATAGACTGCCGCTAGCCCAGAGCGAACGGGACAGATCGACCCGAACCCCTCTTTGGTTAAAGTATTTTTTATGCGCAGTGATGATCTCTACTTGATTGAGGACGTGGAATCGGCTTTGGTCGATCCCCTCGATCAGCTCCTTCAGACAGAAGACACCACACCGCCAGATCCCGAAGTGATGCTGGTGCAGCTTCAGGATGCCAACGCGCTCAATCGTCTGGCAGCGGTTCGGGCTTTTGCGGCTTTGACTGAACCACGGGCGATTCCTCACCTAATCAAAGCGCTGGATGATACCTGTCCCAATATTCGGACAGCGGCTGCCTATGCTTTGGGGCGCAATGTCAGTCACCAAGCCGTCGATGTTCTGATTGAATGTCTGCGCCACGATCAAAATGACAATGTTCGCAAAGCAGTGGCTTGGGCGCTGGGCAACTACAGCGATCGCCGCTCGATTCAACCCCTAATCGAAGCGCTGCGCCACGACATTGCGCCGGTTCGCCTTTGGGCAGCCAGCTCCTTGGGCAACACGGCCGTCGTTGATTACGAAACCGTGATCGGTGCGGTTCCCAGCTTGATTGAAGCCCTACGCCGTGATCCGGAAGCCGATGTACGCAGCAACTGTGCTTGGTCGCTGGGCCAACTGTGCCGACCACTGCCTGCCAATATCGTCTACGCCACAGTCATCGATGCCCTGATCGAGGCTTTGGTGGAAGACGAAGATATGAGTGTGCGCGAAGATGCCAAAGCCTCGCTACTGCAAGTCGGCGATGCTCGCGCCCTGCAAATGATTGAAACCCTCCAGCAAGATGGCCTGCTCTGGTAGCGATCGCTGAAGCACACCCCGATTCATTTGCCTGCTTAAGGTGATTGTGTGGCAGGCAAGCCAGACCCGTTCGATGGCTCGCAGTAGTGCTGAAGCGCATGATAGGGACAAACTTGGGTGCGATCGCTCCATTGGTTTCTGGCAGTTGCAGCTCAGCCAAAAACCTAATTACTGAGCCTTAACCTCACCGAATATTTGAGCTACGGTAAGAGCATCTTGCGACAGCCAGCTCGGCTTGTCCTGATCATTGTCTGAGTCGTTCACCGCATCCCGATCGCTTGGATTGCTGCTATGACCTTGGAAACGCTGGAGTTTGTGATTCATCCCGATGGACGGGTTGAAGAACAAGTCACGGGGATTCAGGGCAAGCATTGCACCGAAATCACTGCCGAAATCGAAGCACAGCTGGGGCAGGTTGTGACCCAACATCCTTCAGCTGACTACTTCGCTAATGCTGCAGTTGTTACCTCGGTCGAGCAATCGACCGACTACTGATCGCGATCGCTGGCCCCGTTCGTTTGTCGGATAGAGGTTTCTATGTCTCACTTCAGCCGCATCAAAACGCAGATCCGCAACCTCAACTTTCTTCAGTCGGCATTGACAGATCTCGGCATTGACTGGAAAGCAGGTCCGGTGCCGGTGCGGGGCTATCAAGGGCAAACGGAAACTGCGACCGTGGCGATCGAACAAAATAATGGCTACGACATTGGCTTCCGTTGGAATGGCCAAGAATATGAACTGGTCGCCGACCTCCAATATTGGCAGCAACCGCTGACGGTGGAGCGTTTCCTCAGCCAAGTTACCCAGCGCTATGCCTACCGCACGGTGCTCTCCACCACCGCCGATCAAGGCTTCCAAGTGGCGGAAGAAGTGAAACAAGCGGATGGTTCGATTCGCTTGGTTGTCCAACGCTGGAACGGCTAACAATGGATGCAGACCGCAGCGGGCTGGAGCCAGAACTGGGGGGAAGTCTCCGCAGTGGCAAAGCCCGTAGCGGACTCGAGCCGGAACTGGGCGGGGAACTGCGGCAAAAGCTGGTCTGGGTGGATGAAGTCACCTGCATTGGCTGCCGCTATTGTTCGCATGTGGCCACCAATACGTTCTACATTGAGCCGGATTACGGGCGTTCGCGAGTCGTTCGGCAGAACGGTGACCCTGAAGACCTGGTACAAGAGGCGATCGATACCTGTCCTGTCGATTGCATCCACTGGGTCAATCCCAGCGAACTCCGGCAGTTGGAAGCGGAACGCCGTAACCAAGTCATCATGCCGCTGGGCTTTCCCCAAGAGCGATCGAAGCAGCGTCGGCGATCTTAGACGTGTCTTTCTCTGACCATTTCTCAGCGGTCGCAGCTAGCTATGCCAGGGCTCGACCTCGCTATCCACGCCGCTGGTTTCGCTACTTGGCCCGAATTGCACCCGATCGCCAGCGGGTTTGGGACTGTGCGACGGGCAATGGTCAAGCGGCGATCGCCCTTGCAGATGATTTCAGCGAAGTGATTGGCAGTGATGCCAGTGCCGCTCAAGTTCGACAGGCGCGATCGCATTCGCGTGTTCAGTATCAAGTCTTTCCGGCAGAAGCAACGCCCTTGCCAGATACCAGTCTGGATTTGATCACCGTTGCTCAAGCGGCTCATTGGTTTGATCTGCCGCAGTTTTATGCCGAGGCACAACGACTACTGAAACCCAACGGCGTGATTGCTCTCTGGGGCTATGGTCGGGGCAGCTTCAATCCTGATATCGATCGCGTTTTTGACCATTTCTACCGCGATTGGCTTGACCCCTACTGGCCACCGGAACGGCAATGGGTTGAGCAAGCCTACGTTGGTCTGCCGTTCCCCTTTGAGTCGCTGCCTGTTCCCACTTTTTCAATGCAGTGTGACTGGACACTGTTTGATTTCCTTGCTTACCTGCGAACTTGGTCGGGTGTGCAGCAGTTTCAACGGCAGCGTGGCTTTGATCCGGTTTGGGCAATCGCGCCGGAACTGCAACGGGTTTGGGGCGAACCCCAACGCTATCGGCGGATGACCTGGCCGCTATTTGCCAAGGTCGGGCGCTGGCAGCCCGATTGCCTTCGCTAGGATCACAGAGCCGCCCGATCCATTTCGATGCGCTACCGACGCTTTGGCCGAACCGAGCTCTCAATGCCCGTGTTTTCCTGTGGGGGCATGCGCTATCAGCAGTCCTGGAAGGATGTTGATTGGCCGGAGATCACGCCTGAAAGCCAGAACAATCTAGAAGCGACTTTGGCGCGATCGCTGGAGTTGGGCATCAATCACATTGAAACGGCTCGCTACTACGGCAGCTCCGAGCGGCAGTTGGGCAAAGCACTAGCCGCCTATCCGCGATCGGCAATCATCCTGCAGACGAAAGTGCCGCCCAGCGCAGATCCGGCGGAGTTTCTGGAGACCTTCGATCGCAGCATGAGTCTGCTCCAGACCGATTACGTCGACCTGCTCAGCATCCACGGCGTCAACAATGCCGAATTGCTGGCTTGGACGCTGCGTAAGGGTGGCTGTCTTGATCTGGCGGAACGGCTGCAGGCAGAGGGACGGGCTCGCCACATTGGTTTTTCGACCCATGCACCGTTGCCGGTGATTCTGGAGGCGATTGCTAGCGATCGCTTCAGCTACATCAACCTGCACTGGTACTACATCTTCCAGACCAATCAAGCCGCGCTAGAAGCCGCCCAAGAACACGACATGGGCGTGTTTATCATCAGTCCTTCCGACAAAGGTGGGCATCTTTACTCACCGCCACAGAAGTTGGTCGATCTTTGTCAGCCCCTGCACCCCATGGTCTTCAACGACCTTTTTTGCTTGAGCCAGCCGCAGATCCACACCCTCAGCATTGGCGCGGCTCGTCCCAGCGATTTCGATCGCCATTTGGAAACGCTGCCCCTGCTCGATCAAGCTGAAACCATCCTCGCCCCGATCCTGCGCCGCCTTGAGCAAGCAATGGCTGATGCCCTCGGTCATGACTGGTTGGACACATGGCGGGACGGTTTACCGGCCCCCGAAACTACTCCGGGCGAAATCAACATTCCGACGATTGTTTGGCTTCACAACTTAGTTCAAGCCTTCGACATGGTCGAATATGCCAAGGCTCGCTATAACTTGCTTGGGAATGGTGGTCACTGGTTTCCGGGACAACGAGCCGGTCGGTTCGATCGCGGCACTTTGGCTACTGTTCTCAATCAGAGCCCTCACCGCGATCGCATTCTCAATATTCTTCAGGAAATGGATTCGCTGCTGGGAGGAACAGCGGTAGCGCGGCTCTCACAAAGCGACTAGTGGATCTCGTGATCCCCTGCGCGATCGCCCAGACTTTAGGGAACTTTAAGGAAGCAGAGGACGTCCCTGTCAGGTGTGAAGCATTCAAGGACGTCTGGTATTGATTGCTGGGTCTGCAACTTACTGAAACTATTCGCTTCGGTTTTCCCTACCTAGTCATTCAAACTCATAACGACTACGATTTAGCCATCTCACTCTCCCTCACGTGTCGCCGCCATGTCTACCTCCTCTACCGCCTATAGTCCTGATTTAGTCCGTGCCTACCTGCAAGAGATTGGTCGGGTACGACTGCTCACCGCTGAGGAAGAGCTGCGCTACGGTCGGCAAGTCCAGCGCCTCATGACCCTTTTGGATATCCAAGCCGAGCTGCGCGATCGCCTAGGCCACGAGCCGAGTAAAGAAGAGTGGGCGGCAGCCGTTGAACTTGATCTTGAGGATCTCGATCGCCAAGTTGAGCAAGGTCAGCGGGCGAAACGCAAAATGATCGAGGCTAACTTGCGCCTTGTTGTTTCGATCGCAAAAAAATACCAGAAGCGTCACATGGAATTCTTGGATCTCATCCAAGAAGGCACGCTAGGCCTCGAGCGCGGTGTCGAGAAATTCGACCCCTCCAAGGGTTACAAATTCTCGACCTATGCCTACTGGTGGATTCGCCAAGCCATTACTCGGGCGATCGCTCAGCAATCCCGAACGATTCGCCTGCCGATCCACATCACTGAAAAGCTGAACAAGCTCAAAAAAACTCAGCGTGAGCTTTCGCAGCAATTGGGTCGTAGCGCTACAGCGTCCGAGTTGGCGGAAGTGCTGGAATTACCGCTCGAGCAGGTGCGGGAATACATCCAAATGAACCGCCAGCCTGTGTCGCTCGATGTCAAAGTCGGCGATAGCCAAGATACGGAATTGCAGGAACTGTTGGAAGACGAACAGTCATCTCCCTCGGACTACGTTGAACAGGAGTCACTGCGTCGTGATCTCCGTACCTTGATGGCGGAACTGACACCGCAGCAGCAGGCGGTCATTGCTCTGCGCTACGGCTTGGATGAAGGTGATAGCCTTTCCTTGGCCAAAGTCGGTGAACGTCTCAATATCAGTCGTGAGCGCGTCCGGAAACTTGAGCGTCAAGCCATGGATCATCTGCGCCGCCGCAGTCGCCTCTTGGCAGAATATGCTGCTAGCTAGACCCAGCGAGGCTTTCAGGCAGCAGCTGCAACTAGCAGGGAAACAATCAAGATTCAAATCGCCCGAAGCTAACTCCTTCGGGCTTTGTTTTTAGGGAGTCATGACAGTGATTAGAAACTTGCATCTTTGGGCTGCCCAGGCAGGATAAATCGAAGTGCTTTAATGGGCACAACCCTAAAAAGTAGCAAAGACTACAGAATGATCCCGCGATCGCTCAGACGTCTGCACTGGTACTGGCAGCAACAACGCTCGCAGTCCGTACACCTGCAACCGCGCTACTCTCGGCAGCAAGTGCTGGGGTCATGGCTGGGGGCACTTGTTGGGATTGGGCTACTGAGTTGGCTCACCCAAATTAGTGGCTATCCCCTAGTCGCTGCTCCGATGGGCGCGACGTCGGTACTGTTATTTGGCGTGCCTAGTAGTCCTCTAGCGCAGCCGCGAAACGTCATCTTAGGCAACAGCTTAGGTGCCGTTGTGGCTGTCCTGTGCGTTTTGCTGTTGGGCGGCAGTCCTTGGAGTATGGGCTTTGCTGTCGGAGTTACAATCGCGCTTACCCAACTGTTGCGTTGCGTGCATCCACCGGCCGGTGCAGTGGCTCTCTTAGGCGTGATTGTCAAAGCGCAATGGGCTTATATTTTATTGCCCGTTTTGAGTGGGTCTGTACTTTTGTGCGTCATTACAGCGCTATATAGTCGTTGGGCGCCCGATCGCCAACATCGTCGCTATCCACTCTCTTGGTTGTAAAGACTGGTCAGACAAGCGCGATCCCAGGCATGGCATCAGTGGTAGGCATTCTTTGCGTCAGTAGAGAGTCAATTTTGATCTCAATACAGTCCTGTATCCAGTAACTTTCATTTCAATGCAGCTCAAGTGCAATGATTGAAAATAGCTATCTGCTTCTGGAATCAAAACTTGAGATTTAACTGTCGTCTCTGGCCACCAGTAGTTCTAGGAAGTCTACTGGCCACTGGTCTTTGGGCTAAACCCGCGATCGCGGCAGACGGTTGGTGGATTGACCAATATGCGGTGGTGCTGTTTACGGCTTCAGGGCGACTGGATGCAGAACTCGCTGAGATGCGCATTGAGGGTGGGAAAACCCTGCTGGTGCATGCGGATAGTTTGCCACCGCTGCTGCTCCGCTGGGTGGCTTGGCGCGCTTCGCTTCAGAACCTGCAATCTGTGGCATGGATTCAGCGACCAACCTTGGATCGTCTAAAGCGGGCTGGAGCCTTACGTGGGTACACGGCTCTACAAGTGGATGATCACTTTTTTGCTGACCCTCTGATGAGTCTCAGTCAATTGCGGACGATGATTGGCGAAAAACAGCTTTGGTGCTCTTTTCAACCCAGCCAATTTACTGAATCGCTTGCGCAAGCCTGTGATCATGTTGACGTGCAAATCTATCGCAAAAGCTGCCCAGAAACACTTGATTTAGCCTATGCCTTAGGTCTGGTGGGTCGCCCAAAATCAGCGATCGCGGTCTATCACGATGGGACGCAACAGGGCGATCGCGACCTTCAGTGTTTTCGTCAAGCAGGGCGAGATGTTGGTAACGATATTTTTGTTTTTAAATGGAAAAATCCTGAGAATTTTATCAATCGGCTTTTGAGCAATCCGATCGCAGCTCGCTTAGCCCGTCTTTATGTTCAAACATTCCAGAATTAAAAGGCGCTCGCTTTCCTAGTCTGATTGCAGCTAAACACTCGATTGAGCCATTGCATGATTAGCAGATGACTGGCAGCGGCTGACCAAGACCCTTGCCAGATAGCGAGCCGCTGTGATGTGATGCGAGCGTTTACTGTCAGTCATTGCTGTGCCTTCTGGACGTACCCATGATCGCCTCACGCTGTGGTTTTTGCCGGTGGTTGCTGCTGGTAGCTGGCTGATCAGCCGCCAGAGTGATGTCAGCTTAGTGCTGAGTGGCAGCTATCTCTTTGCGGGGCTCATGTTTGGCCCAGATTTGGATGTGCAGTCGCGCCAATCTCAGCGCTGGGGGCCGCTCCGATGGATTTGGCTGCCCTATCGGCGTTGTCTGCGCCATCGATCGTGGTTCTCGCATGGCCCGATTTTAGGCACAGTGGGGCGTGTTCTCTACCTAGGGCTGTGGTTGCTCTTGTTCTTGCTGCTCATCGAAGGTGCGATCGCGCTGGTGCAAGGAGGAAACTGGAACGGGCTGAGCGATCGCCTCGGTCAACATCAGCAATGGTTTTGGACAGGGCTGAGCACCCGACCCGACTTGGGCCTTGGGGCTCTACTGGGTTTAGAGTTAGGGGCAATGAGCCATAGCCTCAGCGATTGGGTTGGCTCAACTTGGAAACGCTGGCGGCGATCGCCCCGCAAAACTGCCCGCCAACGCCCTGTTACTTCGCGTTCTTCTCGGACTTAGTGGGTATGGGTCTTGATTTCTCTGAGTCGGAACTGTCACCAGAACAGACAGCGATCGCGGCAGCCCTGCTGCGGCTGGTGGCTGTGGTGGCCCAGCTCCGCGATCCTGAGCAGGGTTGCCCTTGGGATCGAGAGCAGACGCCGACCAGTCTGATTCCCTACGTCTTGGAAGAGGCTTACGAAGTCGTTCATGCCCTGCGACAAGGCAATCCCAGCGCGATCGCCGAAGAATTGGGGGATTTGCTGCTGCAAGTGGTGTTGCAATCACAAATTGCCGGCGAAACCCAGCAGTTTGATCTGGCGACGGTGGCTGAAGGTATCAGCGAGAAGTTGATTCGCCGCCACCCCCATGTCTTTGGGGAGGCGATCGCTGAGACACCCGAAGCCGTGCAAGAAACTTGGCAGGCAATCAAAGCCAATGAGAAAGGCGAGGCGTCCGAAACCCTGACCTACCGGCTCAGTCGCTATGCTGCGACCCTGCCGCCCCTGACGGCTGCCCTGAAGATTTCTCAGCGGGCAGCCAAGGCGGGATTTGAGTGGCCGAATTTGGCAGGGGTTTGGGACAAGTTCGAAGAAGAGTTGGCAGAGCTGAAGGAAGCCCTCGATAGCGGCGATCGCGACCATGCTGAGGCAGAGCTGGGCGATCTCCTGTTTAGCTTGGTCAATATTGCCCGCTGGTGCCAACTGGATCCTGTCGCAGCTCTCCAAGGCACCAACGATCGCTTTGTGGCTCGCTTTCAGAAGGTCGAAGCTGCTGCGGGTCAGTCCCTCGATAGCTTGGGGATTGAAGCCCTCGAAAAACTCTGGCAGCAGGCCAAGCGTGAGCTAGGGCAATCGTCTGTCTAGTGTCTCAATTGCGATCGCTAGCCTATCAAGGCTCTGTTGCAACTAATTGCTTGCGGATTTGCCAGCCGATCGCTACGAGCAAGCCAATCACTAAACTGCCGATGCCGATAAAGCTTGGCAGCCAGAACGAGGATTGCAGCTGGTTCTCGCCGGATCGCAGCTTCCAGCACTGACGCTGTAGCTTGCCCTGACGACTACTTGTGGTTGGCTCAGGTTGGCTGCGACTGCCGCGCGGTGTTTCGAGGCAGACTTCCAAATCCAGCAATGCACCGGGGTCAAACAGCACCTGTTGGCCGCGACTGGCGATCGCAAAGTCCGAGAGGTCTATGCTCAAATCGAGCTGATTACCAATTGCGAGGAGGGCATTGCTCTGCCGCACCCTCAGGCTCGGTTCTGGTAACAGCAGCGGGGTTTGCTCCGGGCTCTCCAAGGGAGCATAGAGCTGCGCGAACTTTGTCTCGAGATCACGGCCATTATCAAAAGGCAGAGTTAGCCACCACTCGTTGCGATCGCGCCGTACCTTGCCGCCCAACTGTTTGCCGCGCTGCGAGAGCTGCTGAAACCACTGTTTGGCCGCCGGTCGATTCAGGGCACTGAGGCGATCGTTCAACTTCACATGCTGGATCAGTTCGCCCGCTGTTTGGCTCTGAAAGCGAATCGTCGTCTCAGCTTGGACACAGCCCCCAAGCGCGATCGCAAGCACGAGGCAAAGCAAAGGCAACAGACGACGGAAAGCCACAGGAACTCCTCGGAAGACGCCGAAGCTTCAGGTTGGACGAAATAAAATCCAACCCAACAACGCTATCAAGAACAGCAAGCCAAACCCAAGAAAGCGATTATCACGGGTGTTGATCCGACTGAGGTCATCGACGGGGGTGAGCCGATAGTCCGTCTCTTTTTTCTCCTTGGCTAAGCTGCCCGAAGCCTGCCGAAGCCGTGCCGAACTATCGTCCGAAAGGCTCGTTAGGTCAGGAATCTCTACCTGCCAATCGGCCCGCCGCGCCAGTTTGGGTGCTTCAAGGATGTAGAGCAGCTGCGCTGCCAATTG
The sequence above is a segment of the Synechococcus elongatus PCC 11801 genome. Coding sequences within it:
- a CDS encoding GNAT family N-acetyltransferase; the encoded protein is MAVALPAGYEWQRGQPRDRAQLLRYLQAGYSEGTASLPPSHLARTLDRFLSEETSIWWIVTAGDRQIVAGLWLGQSQDQRTGDRQTYIFLVYVEPEHRRRGLATALLAQAEDWAELQGDRSLSLQVYADNPGAIALYQRAGFCVESLSLSKPLIRNAASES
- a CDS encoding sodium:solute symporter family protein, with translation MQLLDWVVIGLYLVISLGIGLYFARRASRGIEDFFLSGRSLPWWLSGASMAATTFSVDTPLYVAGLVGTRGIAGNWEWWCFGLAHVSLIYIFARLWRRSEIITDAELTELRYGGQTAAWLRGIKAFLFAVPINCIGIGYAILAMTKTIEALGVWNSLGFDVGENSRLWSVIAICLIVLVYSGVSGLWGVVVTDFFQLVLALVGALIVAASAVSSIGGMGNLVDQLQAMGLGRSLDFLPFRWSGGSFDWTETAGLTTTTFLAYLGLQWWTFRRSDGGGEFIQRLAASRTEGDAAKAAWLFNIINYVVRTWPWVIVGLAALVLYPNLSDRELGYPKLMLDFLPPGLLGLVAASLLAAFMSTVSTSINWGASYLTNDLYRRFWRSQASAAELVTVGRLASVFVTVLGAVTAFFSDDVGTVFRLVIAIGTGPGVVLILRWYWWRINAAAELAAMLAGFVVGLSTSVLPWLKIPDFGLRLLVTTLISAAIWITVMLLTPPEPESVLQSFYARIRPGGPGWRRQQQQSGLAPIQDLRIDGLRIVAASLLLFGSMFSVGGFLLLQPLTGWLALLTAVLGGFWLRKLSHHRLPTLPTPTLLP
- a CDS encoding HEAT repeat domain-containing protein, giving the protein MRSDDLYLIEDVESALVDPLDQLLQTEDTTPPDPEVMLVQLQDANALNRLAAVRAFAALTEPRAIPHLIKALDDTCPNIRTAAAYALGRNVSHQAVDVLIECLRHDQNDNVRKAVAWALGNYSDRRSIQPLIEALRHDIAPVRLWAASSLGNTAVVDYETVIGAVPSLIEALRRDPEADVRSNCAWSLGQLCRPLPANIVYATVIDALIEALVEDEDMSVREDAKASLLQVGDARALQMIETLQQDGLLW
- a CDS encoding ferredoxin codes for the protein MDADRSGLEPELGGSLRSGKARSGLEPELGGELRQKLVWVDEVTCIGCRYCSHVATNTFYIEPDYGRSRVVRQNGDPEDLVQEAIDTCPVDCIHWVNPSELRQLEAERRNQVIMPLGFPQERSKQRRRS
- a CDS encoding replication restart DNA helicase PriA translates to MTTIQQIRCPNCGRPAEREHFASRQVLQTQCPCCDYLLVTCSLTGRVIEAYAPGIGSRPPQWG
- the rlmN gene encoding 23S rRNA (adenine(2503)-C(2))-methyltransferase RlmN, coding for MARSGLEPQAVAETTPLLGRSLPELQDWVVAQGQPSYRAKQLHQWLYERSVHNLAEISVFPKDWRQSLQSVPVGRSRIAERSQSPSGTVKYLLQLDDGEIIEAVGIPSGDRLTVCVSSQVGCAMACDFCATGKGGFRRHLAPHEIIDQVLTVQENWQQRVSNIVFMGMGEPLLNLDSVLSAIRCLNQDIGIGQRGITVSTVGIPGHIRRLAETGRVGDRPLQFTLAVSLHASSQAVRDQIIPSSRHYPITDLLQECRDYVQITGRRVTFEYILLAGLNDHPAQAEQLAKLLRGFQSHVNLIPYNPIDEVEYQRPSKARVDAFAEALRQQRIAVTVRWSKGLGADAACGQLRANRRPTSLTV
- a CDS encoding DUF2997 domain-containing protein; the protein is MTLETLEFVIHPDGRVEEQVTGIQGKHCTEITAEIEAQLGQVVTQHPSADYFANAAVVTSVEQSTDY
- a CDS encoding DUF1257 domain-containing protein; amino-acid sequence: MSHFSRIKTQIRNLNFLQSALTDLGIDWKAGPVPVRGYQGQTETATVAIEQNNGYDIGFRWNGQEYELVADLQYWQQPLTVERFLSQVTQRYAYRTVLSTTADQGFQVAEEVKQADGSIRLVVQRWNG